The Streptomyces sp. P9-A4 genome contains a region encoding:
- a CDS encoding TNT domain-containing protein, whose product MGVTAALAAAPAAQAVPAEKPAAAPPAPCTGEFQGDKRLGPKFLPKKWQEPVGPLLNRYHRTGGLSSADFLKKYWEGPADTGSWKYPPNDGFGEVNGTVDKAPELLVEGERLDRFGSEYGGYLAPAGDAYAKRALPPQNLNTRDAAFPCDYHLYEVTREFVVWEGSIAPWFEQPGGGRQIKLDATFLDPGEGQRLNVKWLLDNGYLVRVPA is encoded by the coding sequence ATGGGCGTCACCGCCGCCCTCGCCGCCGCCCCCGCGGCGCAGGCCGTGCCCGCCGAGAAGCCCGCCGCCGCGCCGCCGGCCCCCTGCACCGGGGAGTTCCAGGGCGACAAGCGGCTCGGCCCGAAGTTCCTGCCGAAGAAGTGGCAGGAGCCGGTGGGCCCGCTGCTCAACCGGTACCACCGGACCGGTGGTCTGTCCTCGGCCGACTTCCTCAAGAAGTACTGGGAGGGTCCGGCCGACACCGGCAGCTGGAAGTACCCGCCGAACGACGGCTTCGGCGAGGTCAACGGCACCGTCGACAAGGCGCCCGAGCTGCTCGTCGAGGGCGAGAGGCTGGACCGCTTCGGCTCGGAGTACGGCGGCTACCTGGCCCCGGCCGGTGACGCCTACGCCAAGCGCGCGCTGCCCCCGCAGAACCTCAACACCCGTGACGCGGCCTTCCCCTGCGACTACCACCTGTACGAGGTGACGCGGGAGTTCGTGGTCTGGGAGGGCTCCATCGCGCCCTGGTTCGAGCAGCCGGGCGGTGGCCGTCAGATCAAGCTGGACGCCACGTTCCTCGACCCGGGCGAGGGCCAGCGCCTCAACGTGAAGTGGCTGCTCGACAACGGCTATCTGGTGCGCGTCCCCGCGTGA
- the cynS gene encoding cyanase: protein MVHAQFDPTARRELALAAVEAKTVKDLSWQEIADATGFSVAFVTAAVLGQHALPEPAARAVAGLLGLDEDAVRLLQTIPTRGSLDGAVPTDPTIYRFYEMLQVYGTTLKALVHEEFGDGIISAINFRLDVKKVADPEGGERAVITLDGKYLPTKPF, encoded by the coding sequence ATGGTGCACGCCCAGTTCGACCCCACCGCCCGTCGTGAGCTCGCCCTCGCCGCCGTCGAGGCCAAGACCGTCAAGGACCTGAGCTGGCAGGAGATCGCCGACGCCACCGGCTTCTCCGTCGCCTTCGTCACCGCCGCCGTCCTCGGCCAGCACGCCCTGCCCGAGCCGGCCGCCCGGGCCGTCGCCGGACTCCTCGGCCTGGACGAGGACGCCGTACGGCTGCTCCAGACGATCCCCACCCGGGGCTCCCTGGACGGCGCCGTCCCGACCGACCCGACGATCTACCGCTTCTACGAGATGCTCCAGGTCTACGGGACCACGCTGAAGGCCCTGGTCCACGAGGAGTTCGGCGACGGCATCATCTCCGCGATCAACTTCCGGCTGGACGTGAAGAAGGTCGCCGACCCCGAGGGCGGCGAGCGCGCGGTGATCACCCTGGACGGCAAGTACCTGCCGACCAAGCCCTTCTGA
- a CDS encoding zinc ribbon domain-containing protein: MFHTGLRSGTAVRVEESETDPELYFQRCRWCDTTTFQRLLCPTCGSTDLAPELSGGEGVISVRRGVAAADADLWPVHMAEGFVVRCRVDGPVHAVRPGVRVKVSGVAGSGRRPVVRLCEEVPLDGWY; the protein is encoded by the coding sequence GTGTTCCACACGGGACTGAGGAGCGGGACCGCCGTCCGCGTCGAGGAGTCGGAGACCGACCCCGAGCTCTACTTCCAGCGCTGCCGTTGGTGCGACACCACGACGTTCCAGCGCCTGCTCTGTCCGACCTGCGGGTCGACCGACCTCGCACCCGAACTCAGTGGGGGCGAGGGCGTGATATCCGTACGGCGCGGGGTGGCCGCCGCCGACGCGGACCTCTGGCCGGTCCATATGGCAGAGGGCTTCGTGGTCCGCTGCCGGGTCGACGGACCGGTGCACGCGGTGCGCCCGGGGGTCAGGGTGAAGGTCTCCGGCGTCGCGGGCTCCGGGCGCAGGCCGGTCGTCCGGCTCTGCGAGGAGGTACCGCTCGACGGCTGGTACTGA
- a CDS encoding TetR/AcrR family transcriptional regulator: protein MIETSAADAPKLTGRGAARRSALFEELVALLVGEGFAQLTLDDLAARLRCSKRTLYGLAGSKEQLVRAAVVHFFRRATARVEAGLAAATDPAERLAAYLRAVSAELAPVSPQFFDDVAGFEPAAEVYERNTRAAAGRVQQLIEEGVRAGVFREVHVTFAADVISSVMVRIQRRQVAAATGLADAEAYEQLAELLLSGLRRA from the coding sequence GTGATCGAGACCTCAGCCGCCGACGCCCCGAAGCTGACGGGCCGCGGTGCGGCGCGCCGCTCCGCCCTCTTCGAGGAGCTCGTCGCCCTCCTCGTCGGCGAGGGCTTCGCCCAGCTGACGCTCGACGATCTCGCCGCCCGGCTGCGCTGCTCGAAGCGGACCCTGTACGGCCTGGCCGGCAGCAAGGAGCAGCTGGTCCGCGCCGCCGTCGTGCACTTCTTCCGGCGCGCCACGGCTCGGGTCGAGGCGGGGCTCGCCGCCGCGACCGATCCGGCGGAGCGGCTCGCCGCCTATCTGCGGGCGGTTTCGGCCGAGCTGGCGCCGGTCTCGCCGCAGTTCTTCGACGACGTGGCCGGATTCGAACCGGCGGCGGAGGTCTACGAGCGCAACACGCGCGCGGCGGCCGGCCGGGTCCAGCAGCTCATCGAGGAGGGCGTGCGGGCGGGGGTCTTCCGCGAGGTGCACGTGACCTTCGCGGCCGACGTCATCTCCTCGGTGATGGTCCGCATCCAGCGGCGCCAGGTCGCCGCGGCGACCGGCCTCGCCGACGCGGAGGCGTACGAACAGCTGGCCGAACTGCTCCTCAGCGGACTCCGCAGGGCCTGA
- a CDS encoding GlcG/HbpS family heme-binding protein, translating to MKKATSRTRVVTGGAIVAALALGGFGAYSASATGENTAAAPAAAVAKADAKNKNTTQSTHLTIEAATKAAQATLDAAEKENQRVSVAVVDRNGNTVVTLRGDGAGPQSYESAVKKAYTAVSWNAPTSELAKRLTNAPTLKDIPGTLFLAGGAPVTAKGAPIAGIGVAGAPSGDLDEKFAQAGVASLGK from the coding sequence GTGAAGAAGGCCACCTCGCGCACCCGTGTCGTGACCGGTGGGGCGATCGTCGCCGCGCTCGCTCTCGGTGGCTTCGGTGCCTACTCGGCCAGCGCCACCGGCGAGAACACGGCTGCGGCGCCCGCCGCCGCGGTCGCCAAGGCGGACGCCAAGAACAAGAACACCACGCAGTCGACGCACCTGACGATCGAGGCCGCGACGAAGGCCGCGCAGGCCACGCTGGACGCCGCCGAGAAGGAGAACCAGCGCGTCTCCGTCGCCGTCGTCGACCGCAACGGCAACACCGTCGTCACCCTCCGCGGCGACGGCGCCGGCCCGCAGTCCTACGAGTCGGCCGTGAAGAAGGCCTACACCGCCGTCTCCTGGAACGCCCCGACCTCCGAACTCGCCAAGCGCCTCACCAACGCCCCCACCCTCAAGGACATCCCCGGCACCCTCTTCCTCGCCGGCGGCGCCCCGGTCACCGCCAAGGGCGCGCCCATCGCGGGCATCGGTGTCGCGGGCGCCCCCTCCGGCGACCTCGACGAGAAGTTCGCCCAGGCCGGCGTCGCCTCGCTCGGCAAGTAA
- the cynR gene encoding transcriptional regulator CynR produces the protein MQPELRHLRYLLAVAEHASFTRAAEELRIAQPTLSQQIKQLEKALGVLLLDRGGRTVRLTDAGEAYAGYARRALQDLAAGERAVLDVHDLARGRLRLAATPTFTAYLTGPLVAAFHGRHPGITVEVRELTQDHIEAELLADRLDLGIAFQGGHLPGVEATALFDETLGLVVGPGHPFAGRTEPVPAEELNHHQLALLSRDFATRRHIDAYVSEHGLRPRIAVEANAVGALTEIVRHTALATVLPDAVTRDHPHLSPVPLSPALPSRGVTLLRRAAGYRSAAARAFTELAARWAEDQGPAGTGRGRPIG, from the coding sequence ATGCAGCCGGAACTCCGCCATCTCCGCTATCTGCTCGCCGTCGCCGAACACGCCAGCTTCACCCGCGCCGCCGAAGAGCTCCGGATCGCCCAGCCCACGCTCTCCCAGCAGATCAAGCAGCTGGAGAAGGCCCTCGGGGTGCTGCTCCTCGACCGCGGTGGCCGCACCGTGCGCCTCACCGACGCCGGGGAGGCCTACGCGGGGTACGCCCGGCGGGCGCTCCAGGACCTGGCGGCGGGCGAGCGGGCGGTGCTGGACGTCCACGACCTCGCCCGGGGCCGGCTGCGGCTCGCCGCCACGCCCACCTTCACCGCGTACCTCACCGGCCCTCTGGTGGCCGCCTTCCACGGCCGTCACCCCGGCATCACCGTGGAGGTGCGGGAGCTGACCCAGGACCACATCGAGGCCGAACTCCTCGCGGACCGCCTCGACCTCGGCATCGCGTTCCAGGGCGGCCACCTCCCGGGCGTCGAGGCCACCGCGCTGTTCGACGAGACCCTCGGCCTCGTCGTCGGCCCCGGACACCCCTTCGCCGGCCGTACGGAGCCGGTGCCCGCCGAGGAACTGAACCACCATCAGCTGGCCCTGCTCAGCCGGGACTTCGCCACCCGGCGGCACATCGACGCATACGTCTCCGAGCACGGCCTCCGGCCCCGGATCGCGGTGGAGGCCAACGCCGTCGGCGCCCTCACCGAGATCGTCCGGCACACCGCGCTGGCCACCGTCCTGCCCGACGCCGTCACCCGCGACCACCCGCATCTGAGCCCCGTCCCCCTCTCCCCCGCCCTGCCGTCCCGGGGGGTCACCCTGCTGCGCCGCGCCGCCGGTTACCGGAGCGCGGCGGCCCGCGCCTTCACCGAGCTGGCCGCGCGGTGGGCGGAGGACCAGGGCCCGGCGGGAACCGGGCGGGGTCGACCGATCGGCTGA
- a CDS encoding carbohydrate ABC transporter permease: MAPPRSFLWSRRIFLTLLTGFVLLPVYVMVSSSLKPLEDVSGKFRWIPSGITFRPYLDIWETVPLADYFVNSLIVAGAATVCSLVVAVFAAYAVSRYAFRGKRVFTVTVLSTQMFPGILFLLPLFLLYVNIGNATGIALFGSRGGLILTYLTFSLPFSIWMLIGYFDGVPRELDEAAEVDGCGPLGALLRVVVPAAAPGIVAVGVYAFMTAWGEVLFASVMTNDATRTLAVGLQGYATQNDVYWNQVMAASLVVSVPVVAGFLLLQRYLVTGLTAGAVK; this comes from the coding sequence ATGGCCCCGCCCCGCTCCTTCCTCTGGAGCCGGCGGATCTTCCTCACCCTGCTCACCGGCTTCGTCCTGCTGCCGGTGTACGTGATGGTCTCCAGCTCCCTCAAACCCCTGGAGGACGTGTCGGGGAAGTTCCGCTGGATCCCCTCCGGCATCACCTTCCGCCCCTACCTCGACATCTGGGAGACCGTCCCGCTCGCCGACTACTTCGTGAACTCCCTGATCGTCGCGGGCGCGGCGACCGTCTGCTCGCTCGTCGTCGCGGTCTTCGCCGCCTACGCCGTCAGCCGCTACGCCTTCCGCGGCAAGCGGGTGTTCACCGTGACGGTCCTGTCCACCCAGATGTTCCCCGGCATCCTCTTCCTGCTGCCGCTCTTCCTCCTCTACGTCAACATCGGCAACGCCACCGGCATCGCACTCTTCGGCTCGCGCGGCGGTCTGATCCTCACCTATCTGACCTTCTCGCTGCCGTTCTCCATCTGGATGCTGATCGGCTACTTCGACGGCGTCCCGCGCGAGCTCGACGAGGCCGCCGAGGTCGACGGCTGCGGTCCGCTCGGCGCGCTCCTGCGGGTCGTCGTCCCCGCCGCGGCCCCCGGCATCGTCGCCGTCGGCGTCTACGCCTTCATGACCGCCTGGGGCGAGGTCCTCTTCGCCTCCGTCATGACGAACGACGCCACCCGCACCCTCGCCGTCGGCCTCCAGGGCTACGCCACCCAGAACGACGTGTACTGGAACCAGGTCATGGCGGCCTCCCTCGTGGTGAGCGTCCCCGTCGTCGCCGGGTTCCTGCTCCTCCAGCGCTACCTCGTCACCGGCCTCACCGCCGGCGCGGTCAAGTGA
- a CDS encoding carbonic anhydrase, giving the protein MPHLAEGIARFQREVFPAKAGLFARLATAHRPGTLFIGCSDARVVPELITQTDPGELFVIRTAGNLVPAHTPGTDGVAAGVEYAVTVLGVRDVIVCGHSACGAMTALAEGSDLTGAPAVANWLRHADASLARTAAAGRAGDVAALVRENVAAQLANLATHPSVARALAEGDIRLHGWVFDIADGTVEELPGAPARAAA; this is encoded by the coding sequence ATGCCTCATCTCGCCGAGGGAATCGCCCGCTTCCAGCGGGAGGTCTTCCCTGCCAAGGCCGGCCTCTTCGCCCGCCTGGCCACCGCCCACCGTCCCGGGACGCTGTTCATCGGCTGCTCGGACGCCCGCGTCGTACCCGAACTGATCACCCAGACCGACCCCGGTGAACTCTTCGTCATCCGCACCGCCGGGAACCTCGTCCCCGCCCACACCCCGGGCACCGACGGGGTCGCCGCCGGAGTCGAGTACGCCGTCACCGTCCTCGGCGTGCGGGACGTCATCGTCTGCGGGCACTCCGCCTGCGGCGCGATGACCGCGCTCGCCGAGGGCAGCGACCTGACCGGCGCGCCCGCCGTGGCCAACTGGCTCCGGCACGCCGACGCCTCCCTGGCCCGCACCGCCGCGGCCGGGCGGGCGGGTGACGTGGCCGCCCTGGTGCGCGAGAACGTCGCCGCGCAGCTGGCGAACCTCGCCACCCACCCGTCGGTGGCCCGCGCCCTCGCCGAGGGAGACATCCGGCTGCACGGCTGGGTCTTCGACATCGCCGACGGCACCGTCGAGGAGCTGCCGGGCGCCCCCGCCCGGGCCGCCGCCTGA
- a CDS encoding GH1 family beta-glucosidase: MSEPLDLAAFPPAFTWGTATSAYQIEGAAAEDGRTPSIWDTFTRVPGAIDNGDHGDTACDHYHRWPEDIALMKTLGTDAYRLSVAWPRVIPGGDGPVNTAGLDFYDRLVDGLLDAGITPSVTLYHWDLPQTLQDRGGWTVRETAEHLAGYASAVAERLGDRVTRWATLNEPLCSAWIGHLEGRMAPGLTDLTAAVRASYHLLLGHGLAAAAVRAAAPGARVGLVTNHSTVAAASTRPEDLAAAARADGHTNRWWLDPVYGRGFPADMRELYGVDLPERPGDAQTIAAPLDWHGLNYYFPVTVADDPTGPVPHAREVRLPEVPRTGMDWQIDAGGLEAFLLRLTEEYGVRKLYVTENGSAFPDTVGPDGAVHDPERTRYLEQHLAACARALRKGVPLAGYYAWSLLDNFEWAYGYDKRFGLVHVDFATQRRTVKTSGRRYADIVRAHRALDAR, translated from the coding sequence GTGTCCGAACCGCTCGACCTCGCCGCCTTCCCGCCCGCCTTCACCTGGGGCACGGCCACCTCCGCGTACCAGATCGAGGGCGCCGCCGCCGAGGACGGCCGCACCCCCTCCATCTGGGACACCTTCACCCGCGTCCCCGGCGCGATCGACAACGGCGACCACGGCGACACCGCCTGCGACCACTACCACCGCTGGCCCGAGGACATCGCCCTGATGAAGACCCTCGGCACCGACGCCTACCGGCTCTCCGTCGCCTGGCCGCGTGTGATCCCCGGCGGCGACGGCCCCGTCAACACCGCCGGGCTCGACTTCTACGACCGGCTCGTCGACGGCCTCCTCGACGCCGGGATCACCCCCTCCGTCACCCTCTACCACTGGGACCTGCCGCAGACCCTCCAGGACCGGGGCGGCTGGACCGTCCGCGAGACCGCCGAACACCTCGCCGGGTACGCCTCCGCCGTCGCCGAACGCCTCGGCGACCGCGTCACGCGATGGGCCACCCTCAACGAACCGCTCTGCTCCGCCTGGATCGGCCACCTGGAGGGCCGGATGGCACCGGGCCTCACCGACCTCACGGCGGCCGTCCGCGCCTCGTACCACCTGCTCCTCGGTCACGGCCTCGCCGCCGCCGCCGTCCGGGCCGCCGCCCCCGGCGCCCGGGTCGGCCTGGTCACCAACCACTCGACGGTCGCCGCCGCCTCCACCCGCCCCGAGGACCTCGCCGCCGCCGCCCGCGCGGACGGCCACACCAACCGCTGGTGGCTGGACCCGGTGTACGGCCGCGGCTTCCCCGCCGACATGCGGGAGCTGTACGGGGTCGACCTGCCGGAAAGGCCCGGGGACGCGCAGACCATCGCCGCACCGCTCGACTGGCACGGCCTCAACTACTACTTCCCCGTCACCGTCGCCGACGACCCCACGGGACCCGTCCCGCACGCCCGCGAGGTGCGGCTGCCCGAGGTGCCCCGTACCGGAATGGACTGGCAGATCGACGCCGGCGGCCTGGAGGCCTTCCTGCTGCGGCTCACCGAGGAGTACGGCGTACGGAAGCTCTACGTCACCGAGAACGGCTCGGCCTTCCCCGACACCGTCGGCCCCGACGGCGCGGTCCACGACCCGGAGCGCACCCGCTACCTCGAACAGCACCTGGCGGCCTGCGCCCGCGCCCTGCGCAAGGGTGTCCCGCTCGCCGGGTACTACGCCTGGTCCCTGCTCGACAACTTCGAATGGGCCTACGGCTACGACAAGCGTTTCGGTCTCGTCCACGTCGACTTCGCCACCCAGAGGAGGACCGTGAAGACGAGCGGCCGGCGCTACGCGGACATCGTCCGCGCCCACCGGGCCCTAGACGCCCGCTAG
- a CDS encoding TetR family transcriptional regulator, which produces MGTASTNSTKPAMRDSLVAAAFQLFLERGYEQTTVDDIVTLAGVGRRSFFRYFPSKEDVVFPDHEQCLADMTRFLAASADSDDPIVRVCDAARLVMRMYAENPTFSVQRYRLTREVTGLRTYELSVVWRYEKTLGDYLRTRWADRRDGTLRANVVAAAVVAAHNHALRHWLRSGGKGDPLAEVDGALEFVRGTWATGQAADAPAEETEDVVVVITKRSTPMWRVVREVESSLGED; this is translated from the coding sequence ATGGGTACAGCGTCGACGAACTCCACGAAGCCGGCGATGCGGGACTCCCTCGTCGCCGCCGCCTTCCAGCTCTTCCTGGAACGGGGCTACGAGCAGACCACGGTCGACGACATCGTCACGCTCGCGGGCGTCGGCCGCCGGTCCTTCTTCCGGTACTTCCCGTCGAAGGAGGACGTGGTCTTCCCCGACCACGAACAGTGCCTCGCCGACATGACGCGCTTCCTCGCCGCGAGCGCCGACTCCGACGACCCGATCGTCCGCGTCTGCGACGCCGCCCGGCTCGTCATGCGGATGTACGCCGAGAACCCCACCTTCTCCGTGCAGCGCTACCGGCTCACCCGAGAGGTGACCGGGCTGCGCACCTACGAGCTGTCGGTGGTCTGGCGGTACGAGAAGACCCTCGGCGACTATCTGCGCACCCGGTGGGCCGACCGCAGGGACGGCACCCTGCGTGCCAATGTCGTCGCGGCGGCCGTGGTGGCGGCCCACAACCACGCCCTGCGGCACTGGCTCCGCTCGGGCGGGAAGGGCGACCCGCTGGCCGAGGTCGACGGGGCCCTGGAGTTCGTACGCGGCACCTGGGCCACCGGCCAGGCCGCGGACGCCCCGGCCGAGGAGACCGAGGACGTCGTCGTGGTGATCACCAAGCGGTCCACCCCGATGTGGCGCGTGGTGCGCGAGGTGGAGTCGAGCCTCGGCGAGGACTGA
- a CDS encoding acyl-CoA dehydrogenase family protein, translated as MDVDRLLPTPEAADLIALTREIADKELSPKVDEYEAAETYPEGLFATLGEAGLLGLPYPEEYGGGGQPYEVYLQVLEELAARWAAVAVATSVHTLACHPLHTFGTTEQKERWLPEMLEGRNVGGYSLSEPQAGSDAAALSCKAERQDDGSGYRINGTKAWITHGGKAGFYALFARTAPGSHGISCFLAPGATEGLSFGAPERKMGLQAVPTTSAYWDGALLEADRLVGDEGQGLQIAFSALDSGRLGIAACATGLAQAALDAAVDYANERTTFGRRIVDHQGLGFLLADMAASVDAARATYLDAARRRDLGRPFSRQASAAKLIATDTAMKVTTDAVQVLGGYGYTRDFPVERYMREAKITQIFEGTNQIQRLVISRGLARPA; from the coding sequence ATGGATGTCGACCGCCTGCTTCCCACCCCCGAAGCGGCGGACCTCATCGCCCTCACCCGGGAGATCGCCGACAAGGAGCTCTCTCCCAAGGTGGACGAGTACGAGGCCGCCGAGACCTATCCCGAAGGGCTCTTCGCCACCCTCGGAGAGGCGGGCCTGCTCGGTCTGCCGTACCCCGAGGAGTACGGCGGCGGAGGCCAGCCCTACGAGGTCTACCTCCAGGTCCTGGAGGAACTCGCCGCCCGCTGGGCGGCCGTCGCGGTCGCCACCAGCGTCCACACCCTGGCCTGCCACCCGCTGCACACCTTCGGCACCACCGAGCAGAAGGAGCGCTGGCTGCCCGAGATGCTGGAGGGCCGGAACGTCGGCGGCTACAGCCTCTCCGAGCCGCAGGCCGGCTCCGACGCCGCCGCCCTCAGCTGCAAGGCCGAGCGCCAGGACGACGGCAGCGGCTACCGGATCAACGGCACCAAGGCGTGGATCACCCACGGCGGCAAGGCCGGCTTCTACGCGCTCTTCGCGCGGACCGCGCCCGGCAGCCACGGCATCTCCTGCTTCCTCGCCCCCGGTGCCACCGAGGGCCTGAGCTTCGGCGCCCCCGAACGCAAGATGGGCCTCCAGGCCGTCCCCACCACCTCCGCGTACTGGGACGGCGCCCTCCTGGAAGCCGACCGGCTCGTCGGGGACGAGGGCCAGGGCCTCCAGATCGCGTTCAGCGCCCTGGACAGCGGCCGTCTCGGCATCGCCGCCTGTGCCACGGGCCTGGCCCAGGCCGCACTGGACGCCGCCGTGGACTATGCCAACGAGCGCACGACCTTCGGCCGCCGCATCGTCGACCACCAGGGCCTCGGCTTCCTGCTGGCCGACATGGCCGCCTCGGTCGACGCGGCCCGCGCCACCTACCTGGACGCGGCCCGCCGCCGCGACCTCGGCCGCCCCTTCAGCCGCCAGGCCAGCGCGGCCAAGCTCATCGCCACGGACACGGCCATGAAGGTCACCACGGACGCCGTCCAGGTCCTCGGCGGCTACGGCTACACCCGCGACTTCCCGGTCGAGCGCTATATGCGCGAAGCGAAGATCACCCAGATCTTCGAGGGAACGAACCAGATCCAGCGACTGGTGATCAGCAGGGGGCTGGCGCGGCCGGCGTGA
- a CDS encoding SDR family NAD(P)-dependent oxidoreductase, which produces MDIAGSAALVTGAASGLGAATAAALAARGATVYGLDLDKAVAAAGPLPEGVRLLAADVTDEDQVREALAAIDADGAELRLAVNCAGIAPSARILGRGGPHDLDLFRAVLNVNLLGTFNVMRLAAEAIARHEPDEHGQRGLVVNTASIAAFEGQVGQIAYAASKAGVAGMTVTAARDLAQFGIRVVTIAPGIVDTPMMAGFGEDVRAGLAASVTFPQRLARPEEYARLVTMVAEHDYLNGETIRMDGALRMTAR; this is translated from the coding sequence ATGGACATCGCCGGCTCCGCCGCTCTCGTCACCGGTGCCGCCTCCGGGCTCGGCGCCGCCACCGCGGCGGCGCTCGCCGCCCGGGGTGCCACCGTGTACGGACTCGACCTGGACAAGGCCGTGGCCGCCGCCGGGCCGCTGCCCGAGGGCGTCCGGCTGCTCGCCGCCGACGTCACCGACGAGGACCAGGTCCGCGAGGCCCTCGCCGCGATCGACGCCGACGGCGCCGAGCTGCGGCTCGCCGTGAACTGCGCCGGCATCGCCCCCTCCGCCCGCATCCTGGGCCGCGGGGGACCGCACGACCTCGACCTGTTCCGGGCCGTGCTCAACGTCAACCTGCTCGGCACGTTCAACGTGATGCGGCTCGCCGCCGAGGCCATCGCGCGCCACGAGCCCGACGAACACGGGCAGCGCGGCCTCGTCGTCAACACCGCCTCCATCGCCGCCTTCGAGGGCCAGGTCGGCCAGATCGCGTACGCCGCCTCCAAGGCGGGCGTCGCGGGCATGACGGTCACCGCCGCCCGTGACCTGGCGCAGTTCGGCATCCGGGTCGTCACCATCGCCCCCGGCATCGTGGACACCCCGATGATGGCCGGGTTCGGCGAGGACGTCAGGGCCGGTCTGGCCGCGAGCGTCACCTTCCCGCAGCGCCTCGCGCGCCCGGAGGAGTACGCCCGTCTCGTGACGATGGTCGCCGAGCACGACTACCTCAACGGCGAGACGATCCGGATGGACGGCGCGCTGCGGATGACCGCCCGCTGA
- a CDS encoding ankyrin repeat domain-containing protein — protein sequence MKTLDDTLLTAAAHGDTVAVRAALEAGARVDARDRHRRTPLLRAARHDHVPAARLLLAAGADPNAQDDRSDSPWLVTGVTGSVAMMRTLLPAGPDPGLTNRYGGTALIPAAERGHVAYVRALLRETAVDVDHVNRLGWTALLEAVILGSGGRDHRDVVALLLAAGADPALPDPHGRTALEHADRHGFTEIATLLGRAGSHRLLHGGAGAVRAPGGLPLPVAHRSL from the coding sequence ATGAAGACGCTCGACGACACCCTCCTGACGGCCGCCGCGCACGGTGACACCGTCGCCGTCCGCGCGGCGCTCGAAGCGGGAGCCCGGGTCGACGCCCGGGACCGGCACCGCCGCACCCCGCTGCTGCGGGCCGCCCGGCACGACCACGTGCCCGCCGCGCGACTGCTCCTCGCGGCGGGCGCGGACCCGAACGCCCAGGACGACCGGTCCGACAGCCCGTGGCTGGTCACCGGCGTCACGGGCAGCGTCGCGATGATGCGGACGCTGCTCCCCGCGGGCCCTGACCCGGGCCTCACCAACCGCTACGGCGGTACGGCCCTGATCCCGGCGGCCGAGCGGGGCCACGTCGCCTATGTCCGCGCCCTGCTGCGGGAGACGGCCGTCGATGTCGACCACGTGAACAGGCTCGGCTGGACGGCCCTCCTGGAGGCCGTGATCCTCGGCTCCGGTGGCCGCGACCACCGGGACGTAGTCGCCCTCCTCCTGGCGGCGGGCGCGGACCCCGCGCTCCCGGACCCCCACGGCCGCACGGCCCTGGAACACGCCGACCGCCACGGCTTCACCGAGATCGCCACCCTCCTCGGAAGGGCCGGCTCACACCGGCTCCTCCACGGGGGCGCCGGGGCCGTCCGAGCCCCCGGCGGTCTGCCGCTCCCGGTGGCCCACCGCTCCTTGTGA